One part of the Sorangiineae bacterium MSr11954 genome encodes these proteins:
- a CDS encoding AAA family ATPase, protein MTPKSTIGPEPRRDSLAAPEALPESLGSGSDAFSRLEGMMRAVRPSVRVDPDKFPVGRELVDGRIRLGRKLGKGSMGTVYEATDQGRPVALKILDGVQASHVYRLKTEFRRLSELMHPNVICVYELFSEQGEWFFSMERVHGLPLNRHIELRYTPAPKGAGIGFDEGELRGLLRALIEGIAAIHGAGLVHRDLKPHNVMVRDDGRPVILDFGLVTEDRVGGVGQTLADRISGTLGYMAPEQLLGGPVSRAGDWYAVGAILYQLLTGRMPRTAPDVTRDGAIAPRPLPPSRVVRHRIAPDLEALAMRLLAADPSARPTADEMMALSSGWPSVELATAPPLTTLPGERPFIGREAELAALHQAFERTRTGTASIVLLDGPCGTGKTTLLHRFTSDVRARGAVVLEGRCSEWESVPYKGIDGMVDAFSRVLLRMPAEQAVQFVPRHASAVACLFPALLRVEAFREAAEAGREVDEQLLRRQAFVGTKDMIYRLAERHPVVVVLDDLQWADADSMRLLAEFLCGPDAPGMLLVASLRSEDARPEELSALLCAPNTIAVPLAPFTDQESRALAIALSARKSAPSDAVLSWVVRESRGMPLYIAELVQELEGSEPRPELLSMRQLLLERIERLTDDTRALLELIAVAVRPVTLPIASACGVPHVQTSLRQLLARRLVRTMALAGNGTGFEPYTEQVRRVVMRAIPDERVTARHAALAKALETLPAVDPQWLLAHYRGAGDHQRAKRYAILAADRALAALAFEHAGSLYLTALECSSEHEPDWVALNVCCADTFAKAGRGAEAVRAYLRAARTALPDERARLRTLAVSQMIRCGYLDEGIELLRETIRDVGLTWPESERSAQWMLITNRMKVRLRGLHYVVRPESEVPPELLRKLDALHPAQTALGAFDHLRGATFAAVTLPLALRAGEPKRLVVALASESVYSAMLDGEDGEARASAVHRQIDELQRSGTGPYERGLWHMARAMCSYWMGHWKDVSAAAERADSIFRHEVVGASWESCLVRSIRHTVLLHTGRIGDLAEELPDELKYFSASEARCNYLDLLRRSIALHLARDDVTMARSTLEELARLRAEYPFIALDHLIMSSVVSFHLYCGDVERAQYELRERWVHCKRLGMDRLPMVRLTVLAMESDCTLFDARLSDAARITRLRHLAKLAAKQRIAWAGALAHLLQGAAHELIGDPSYGAVKLRRAIDIFDQCGMSGPSAVACMHLARLLTPTSPTPGAAASLAVVDLEERVRAYFTKVPIARPESWARLAHSLY, encoded by the coding sequence ATGACGCCGAAGTCGACGATCGGCCCCGAGCCTCGCCGGGATTCGTTGGCCGCGCCCGAGGCGCTGCCGGAGTCCCTTGGCTCGGGCTCCGATGCATTCTCGCGCCTCGAAGGGATGATGCGTGCCGTACGTCCCAGCGTACGCGTCGATCCCGATAAGTTCCCGGTGGGCCGCGAGCTGGTGGACGGCCGCATCCGGCTGGGCCGCAAGCTCGGCAAAGGCTCGATGGGCACCGTGTACGAGGCCACCGATCAAGGGAGGCCCGTGGCGCTCAAGATCCTCGACGGGGTCCAAGCGTCGCACGTGTACCGGCTAAAGACGGAGTTTCGCCGGCTCTCGGAGCTGATGCACCCCAACGTGATCTGCGTTTACGAGCTGTTCAGCGAGCAGGGCGAGTGGTTCTTCTCCATGGAGCGCGTGCACGGGCTCCCGCTCAACCGCCACATCGAGCTTCGCTACACCCCTGCCCCCAAGGGCGCCGGAATCGGCTTCGACGAGGGCGAGCTGCGGGGCCTTCTGCGCGCGCTCATCGAGGGCATCGCCGCCATTCATGGCGCGGGGCTCGTCCACCGCGATCTCAAGCCGCACAACGTCATGGTGCGCGACGATGGCCGGCCGGTCATCCTCGACTTCGGGTTGGTCACCGAGGATCGCGTGGGCGGCGTGGGGCAAACCTTGGCCGATCGCATCTCGGGCACCCTCGGGTACATGGCGCCGGAGCAGCTCTTGGGCGGCCCCGTCTCCCGCGCGGGCGACTGGTACGCGGTGGGCGCCATCCTCTACCAGCTCCTCACGGGTCGGATGCCGCGCACTGCGCCCGACGTCACCCGAGATGGGGCCATTGCACCGCGGCCCCTGCCGCCCTCGCGGGTCGTCCGCCATCGGATCGCGCCCGATCTGGAGGCCCTGGCCATGCGGCTCCTGGCGGCCGATCCGAGCGCGCGGCCCACGGCGGACGAGATGATGGCGCTCTCCAGCGGGTGGCCGAGCGTCGAGCTCGCGACGGCGCCACCCCTCACGACCTTGCCGGGCGAGCGGCCCTTCATCGGCCGCGAGGCGGAGCTCGCCGCGCTCCACCAGGCGTTCGAGCGCACCCGCACCGGCACGGCGTCCATCGTGCTGCTCGATGGCCCTTGTGGAACGGGCAAGACCACCTTGCTCCATCGCTTCACGTCCGACGTCCGCGCGCGAGGCGCCGTGGTGCTCGAGGGGCGGTGCTCGGAGTGGGAGTCCGTGCCGTACAAAGGCATCGACGGGATGGTCGACGCGTTTTCGCGCGTGCTCCTGCGGATGCCCGCCGAGCAAGCGGTGCAGTTCGTGCCGCGGCACGCGTCGGCGGTGGCGTGCCTCTTTCCGGCGCTGCTTCGGGTCGAAGCCTTTCGCGAGGCGGCGGAGGCCGGCCGCGAGGTGGACGAGCAGCTGCTCCGGCGGCAAGCGTTCGTGGGCACCAAGGACATGATCTACCGCCTGGCCGAGCGCCACCCGGTGGTGGTGGTGCTCGACGATCTCCAGTGGGCCGACGCGGACAGCATGCGCCTCTTGGCGGAGTTTTTGTGCGGGCCGGACGCGCCCGGCATGCTCCTGGTCGCGAGCTTGCGCAGCGAGGACGCGCGCCCCGAGGAGCTCTCGGCGCTCCTCTGCGCTCCGAATACGATTGCCGTGCCGCTCGCGCCCTTCACCGACCAGGAGAGCCGGGCGCTCGCCATCGCGCTCTCGGCGCGAAAGAGCGCGCCCAGCGACGCGGTGCTCTCGTGGGTCGTGCGCGAGTCGCGGGGGATGCCGCTCTACATCGCCGAGCTGGTGCAGGAGCTCGAGGGCAGCGAGCCTCGGCCCGAGCTCTTGTCGATGCGGCAGCTCTTGCTCGAGCGCATCGAGCGCCTCACCGACGATACGCGCGCGCTCCTCGAGCTCATCGCGGTGGCCGTGCGCCCGGTCACCTTGCCCATCGCGAGCGCCTGCGGGGTGCCGCACGTTCAAACGTCGCTCCGGCAATTGCTGGCGCGGCGGCTGGTGCGCACCATGGCGCTGGCGGGCAACGGCACGGGCTTCGAGCCCTACACCGAGCAGGTGCGGCGCGTGGTCATGCGCGCCATTCCGGACGAGCGCGTGACCGCGCGCCATGCGGCGCTGGCGAAGGCGCTGGAGACGCTCCCGGCCGTCGATCCGCAGTGGCTGCTCGCGCACTACCGCGGCGCGGGCGACCATCAGCGCGCCAAGCGCTACGCGATCCTGGCGGCCGATCGCGCGCTCGCCGCGCTGGCGTTCGAGCATGCGGGTAGCTTGTATCTCACGGCGCTGGAGTGCAGCAGCGAGCACGAGCCAGACTGGGTGGCGCTCAACGTATGCTGCGCCGACACCTTCGCCAAAGCCGGCCGCGGCGCCGAGGCGGTGCGCGCGTACCTTCGCGCCGCGCGCACCGCGCTGCCGGACGAGCGCGCGCGGCTGCGCACCTTGGCGGTGTCGCAGATGATCCGCTGCGGCTACCTCGACGAGGGGATCGAGCTCTTGCGCGAGACCATCCGAGACGTGGGGCTCACCTGGCCGGAGAGCGAGCGAAGCGCGCAGTGGATGCTCATCACGAACCGCATGAAGGTCCGCCTTCGCGGGCTGCACTACGTCGTGCGGCCCGAGTCGGAGGTGCCGCCGGAGCTCTTACGCAAGCTCGACGCGCTGCACCCGGCCCAAACCGCGCTCGGGGCCTTCGATCACCTTCGCGGCGCCACCTTCGCCGCCGTGACCTTGCCCTTGGCGCTGCGCGCGGGGGAGCCGAAACGGCTGGTGGTGGCCCTGGCCAGCGAGTCCGTCTACAGCGCCATGCTCGACGGCGAAGACGGCGAGGCCCGCGCCAGCGCGGTGCACCGGCAGATCGACGAGCTGCAGCGGAGCGGCACGGGGCCGTACGAGCGGGGGCTCTGGCATATGGCGCGCGCCATGTGCTCGTACTGGATGGGGCACTGGAAGGACGTGAGCGCCGCCGCCGAGCGCGCCGACTCCATCTTTCGCCACGAGGTGGTCGGCGCCTCGTGGGAATCGTGCCTGGTGCGCTCCATCCGGCACACGGTGCTCTTGCACACGGGCCGCATCGGCGATCTGGCCGAGGAGCTCCCCGACGAGCTGAAATATTTCTCCGCCAGCGAGGCGCGGTGCAACTACCTGGACCTCTTGCGCCGGAGCATCGCCCTGCACCTGGCGCGCGACGACGTGACGATGGCGCGCTCCACCTTGGAGGAGCTCGCCCGGCTACGCGCCGAGTACCCGTTCATCGCGCTCGATCACCTGATCATGTCGTCGGTGGTGAGCTTCCATTTGTATTGCGGCGACGTGGAGCGCGCGCAATACGAGCTGCGCGAACGGTGGGTGCACTGCAAGCGCCTCGGCATGGACCGGCTGCCGATGGTGCGCCTGACCGTGCTCGCGATGGAGAGCGACTGTACTTTGTTCGATGCGCGGCTCTCCGACGCGGCGCGCATCACCCGCCTGCGGCACCTCGCCAAGCTCGCCGCCAAACAACGGATCGCATGGGCCGGCGCCCTCGCGCACCTGCTCCAGGGCGCAGCCCACGAGCTCATAGGCGATCCCAGCTACGGCGCCGTCAAGCTTCGCCGCGCCATCGACATCTTCGACCAATGCGGCATGTCCGGCCCCAGCGCCGTGGCCTGCATGCACCTCGCCCGCCTTTTGACCCCGACATCCCCCACCCCCGGCGCCGCCGCCTCCTTGGCCGTCGTCGACCTGGAAGAGCGCGTGCGCGCCTACTTCACCAAGGTTCCCATCGCCCGCCCCGAATCGTGGGCCCGCTTGGCGCATTCGCTCTATTAA
- a CDS encoding RNA polymerase sigma factor: MTSRDGSATDDLALLDRWSGGDEAAGKLLLKRYFDVLYRFFANKISSDTDDLVQQTMMALLAARDRFEARSTFRAYLLSIARFQLYEHLRRRKRAAELFEYDTVTAFDLDPSPSTRAAERRDHELLLGALRRIPLNFQIALELHYWEDLSGPELAQVLGVPVDTAYSRVRKARELVRRQLKILSAVPSRTAAAHASSTVASGDGEEERGLDDSLMSAGRG, from the coding sequence GTGACATCGCGAGACGGATCCGCGACCGATGATTTGGCGCTCCTCGACCGTTGGAGCGGTGGCGACGAGGCGGCCGGAAAGCTGCTGCTCAAACGCTATTTCGATGTACTTTATCGTTTCTTCGCCAACAAAATTTCCTCCGACACCGACGATTTGGTGCAGCAAACGATGATGGCCCTGCTGGCCGCGCGGGACCGCTTCGAAGCACGCTCCACATTCCGTGCGTATTTGCTGAGCATTGCTCGCTTCCAACTTTACGAGCACTTGCGCCGTCGCAAGCGCGCGGCGGAGTTGTTCGAGTACGACACCGTCACCGCGTTCGATCTGGACCCCTCCCCCAGCACACGGGCAGCCGAGCGGCGCGATCACGAGCTGCTCTTGGGTGCGCTGCGCCGCATTCCTCTGAACTTTCAAATTGCCCTCGAGCTTCATTACTGGGAGGACCTGAGTGGTCCTGAACTCGCGCAGGTCCTCGGGGTCCCCGTCGACACCGCGTACAGCCGCGTCAGGAAAGCGCGCGAGCTCGTTCGAAGGCAGCTCAAGATCCTCTCCGCCGTTCCCAGCCGCACGGCCGCCGCCCATGCGTCGAGCACGGTGGCCTCGGGCGATGGGGAAGAGGAGCGGGGCCTCGACGATTCGTTGATGTCGGCAGGGCGAGGCTAG
- a CDS encoding TauD/TfdA family dioxygenase — protein MHTRTFTGRNLFDFGYLLEARRGAHFADLSPDEVIALFERHGALLFRGFSLEPSNVLDAVNLYSHTLLRMDAPRRRDALGTGGTSVLTDYPGLPIPLHSENSYFFQQYWPEIVWLYCERPPEHEGHTLLCDGALAWNELDPGLRKQFLEKRLVYRLCVPKELLEYGINADDGEGNIRAAVEHMARGTPGVRHWFDDARNLHAEVKRHGVTLGRDGRTWAFANHVCSYMEPAIEDEIRFEDGMPIAPRAMQQIRNATDRHTRKVEWVAGDLLMIDNHRVLHGRTAYDPACERRLISAMTLTANFAYGQSFRVAISRRSARNNHDRP, from the coding sequence ATGCATACCAGGACCTTCACGGGACGGAACCTCTTCGACTTCGGCTACCTCCTCGAGGCGCGGCGGGGGGCCCACTTCGCCGATCTCTCGCCCGACGAAGTGATCGCGCTCTTCGAGCGGCACGGAGCGCTCCTCTTCCGCGGCTTCTCCCTCGAGCCGTCGAACGTCCTCGACGCCGTGAACCTCTATTCGCACACCCTCCTTCGGATGGACGCACCACGACGGCGCGACGCCCTCGGCACCGGGGGCACCAGCGTCCTCACCGACTACCCCGGACTGCCCATCCCGCTCCACTCGGAGAATAGCTACTTCTTCCAGCAATACTGGCCCGAGATCGTCTGGCTCTATTGCGAGCGCCCGCCCGAGCACGAAGGCCACACGCTCCTCTGCGACGGCGCCCTGGCGTGGAACGAGCTCGACCCCGGATTGCGCAAGCAATTTCTCGAGAAGCGCCTGGTCTATCGCCTGTGTGTGCCGAAGGAGCTCCTCGAATATGGCATCAACGCCGACGATGGCGAGGGAAATATCCGCGCGGCGGTGGAGCACATGGCCCGAGGGACCCCCGGCGTTCGCCACTGGTTCGACGACGCCCGAAACCTGCATGCGGAGGTGAAACGCCATGGCGTCACATTGGGACGTGACGGCCGGACGTGGGCGTTCGCGAACCACGTCTGCTCCTATATGGAGCCGGCCATCGAAGATGAAATTCGTTTCGAGGACGGTATGCCCATCGCGCCGCGCGCCATGCAGCAAATTCGGAACGCGACCGATCGGCACACGCGCAAAGTCGAGTGGGTCGCGGGCGATCTTCTCATGATCGACAACCATCGCGTCCTGCACGGACGCACGGCCTATGATCCTGCGTGCGAACGGCGACTCATCTCAGCCATGACCCTCACGGCAAATTTTGCGTACGGACAATCCTTTCGCGTAGCAATCAGCCGGCGCTCTGCGCGAAATAACCACGACCGACCGTAA
- a CDS encoding 1-acyl-sn-glycerol-3-phosphate acyltransferase, which produces MAWGSVLTWPLGALRAVLLRAAALVLFRKVAKHLKYVLHVARLPDEQPILLVPNHQSYFDGHVIAFLLWTLHGRRAYTVTNVKAFRGTWARLYHETAGDIAVDPADPAATYARIQRELASGKTLIIYPEGHRSESSALLPFRYGAFNLAVQLDVPLLPIAMRGTGRVLPKGSLWFRRGEMAGVAFGEIVRPSDFTEPDGDARRRAQRVMEHTRRTLEELVSATDAELLGDDALHLEAEHLADRARDALERLLDKGAENVSARDALRVLRITRLGRRLAWSLRLEVQHLRAFGFFVGSLPVFASIFLLPGFRRRIDALLARDPRQPYVNYVLGQYMLRVPGILGGDKARAVSAMETAYENAAAYNLSPSRFAVNYAASLAKNGRTDEALDLLHHHFGAGPESDSLRHIRRWHRAQMLLKRLGRERPTARILTQ; this is translated from the coding sequence ATGGCATGGGGAAGCGTGCTGACATGGCCACTCGGGGCGCTGCGCGCGGTCCTCCTTCGCGCGGCGGCGCTCGTGCTCTTCCGCAAGGTGGCGAAGCACCTGAAATACGTCCTCCATGTGGCCCGCCTGCCGGACGAGCAGCCCATCCTCTTGGTGCCGAACCATCAGAGCTACTTCGACGGCCACGTGATCGCCTTCCTTCTGTGGACCCTCCACGGGCGGCGCGCCTACACGGTCACCAATGTCAAGGCCTTCCGCGGCACCTGGGCGCGCCTCTATCACGAGACCGCGGGCGACATCGCCGTCGACCCCGCCGATCCCGCCGCGACCTATGCGCGGATCCAGAGGGAGCTCGCGAGCGGCAAGACCCTCATCATCTACCCCGAGGGCCACCGCTCCGAGAGCTCCGCGCTCCTGCCCTTTCGCTACGGCGCCTTCAACCTGGCCGTGCAGCTGGACGTGCCTCTTTTGCCGATCGCCATGCGCGGCACCGGGCGCGTTCTTCCAAAGGGGAGCCTCTGGTTCCGGCGCGGCGAGATGGCGGGGGTCGCCTTTGGCGAGATCGTGCGCCCCAGCGACTTCACGGAGCCGGACGGCGATGCACGGCGCCGCGCGCAGCGCGTGATGGAGCACACGCGAAGGACCCTCGAGGAGCTGGTCTCGGCCACCGACGCGGAGCTGCTCGGGGACGACGCGCTGCACCTCGAGGCCGAGCACCTCGCCGACCGCGCGCGCGACGCCCTGGAGCGCCTGCTCGACAAAGGCGCCGAGAACGTCTCCGCGCGCGATGCCCTCCGCGTGCTGCGCATCACCCGCCTCGGGCGCCGGTTGGCATGGTCGCTGCGGCTGGAGGTGCAGCACCTGCGCGCCTTCGGGTTCTTCGTGGGGTCGCTCCCGGTCTTCGCCTCCATCTTCTTGCTCCCGGGGTTTCGCCGCCGCATCGACGCGCTGCTTGCGCGCGATCCGCGCCAGCCTTACGTGAATTATGTCCTGGGGCAATACATGCTGAGGGTGCCGGGCATCCTCGGCGGCGACAAAGCACGCGCGGTCTCCGCCATGGAGACGGCGTACGAAAACGCCGCCGCGTACAATCTCAGCCCCAGCCGCTTCGCCGTGAACTATGCAGCATCGCTCGCCAAGAACGGGCGCACGGACGAGGCGCTCGATCTTTTGCATCACCACTTCGGCGCCGGCCCCGAGAGCGACAGCCTGCGCCACATTCGCCGCTGGCACCGCGCGCAAATGCTGCTCAAACGACTCGGTCGCGAACGACCCACGGCCCGCATCCTCACCCAATGA
- a CDS encoding NAD-dependent epimerase/dehydratase family protein has protein sequence MQALDDRPPVVVTGATGFIAQHCIATLLARGHRVRGTVRRAASVESVRDVLAKHADVSRLEFAMADLDRDHGWTDALRGYRYVMHLASPLPARPPKHEDELIVPAREGTLRVLRAAHAVGVKRVVLTSSLSAVIFTKDRTARTHSEKDWSDDENLGAYDKSKTLAERAAWEFVLASRGAMELVAINPGLVLGPLLGGDPSASAEVVRRLLAREVPGSPRIGWAIADVRDVADAHVAAMFTPEAANQRFCCASGHAWMPDIARMLHQHFAPRGYRVPTRTLPDLVLRAMAFVDPSLRTVTHKLGRRVDVSTEKITRVLNWKPRSIHHAVIDMGESLIAHRLVSASV, from the coding sequence GTGCAAGCACTCGATGATCGCCCCCCGGTGGTGGTGACCGGCGCCACCGGGTTCATCGCGCAGCACTGCATCGCGACCTTGCTCGCGCGCGGCCACCGTGTGCGCGGCACCGTGCGCAGGGCGGCGAGCGTCGAATCCGTGCGCGACGTGCTGGCGAAGCACGCCGATGTGAGCCGGCTCGAGTTTGCCATGGCCGATCTCGATCGCGACCATGGCTGGACCGACGCGCTGCGCGGGTACCGGTACGTGATGCACTTGGCGTCCCCGCTGCCGGCGCGCCCGCCGAAGCACGAGGACGAGCTCATCGTCCCGGCGCGCGAGGGCACCTTGCGCGTGCTGCGCGCGGCGCACGCCGTGGGGGTCAAGCGCGTGGTGCTGACCTCGTCGCTCTCGGCCGTGATCTTCACCAAGGATCGCACCGCGCGCACCCACAGCGAAAAAGACTGGTCCGACGACGAGAACTTGGGCGCCTACGACAAGAGCAAGACCTTGGCCGAGCGCGCGGCGTGGGAGTTCGTCCTCGCCAGCCGCGGGGCCATGGAGCTGGTGGCCATCAACCCGGGGCTCGTCCTCGGCCCGCTGCTCGGCGGCGATCCTTCCGCGTCGGCCGAGGTGGTCCGGCGGCTGCTCGCGCGCGAGGTCCCCGGCTCGCCCCGCATCGGCTGGGCGATCGCCGACGTGCGCGACGTGGCCGACGCGCACGTCGCCGCCATGTTCACCCCCGAGGCGGCCAACCAGCGATTCTGCTGCGCCAGCGGTCACGCGTGGATGCCGGACATCGCGCGCATGCTGCACCAACACTTCGCGCCGCGCGGCTACCGGGTGCCGACGCGCACCCTGCCCGACCTGGTCCTGCGCGCCATGGCCTTCGTCGACCCGTCGCTGCGAACGGTGACCCACAAGCTCGGACGAAGGGTCGACGTGTCGACCGAGAAGATCACGCGCGTGCTGAACTGGAAACCGCGCTCCATCCACCATGCCGTCATCGACATGGGGGAGAGCCTCATCGCCCACCGATTGGTCTCGGCCTCGGTTTGA
- a CDS encoding SDR family oxidoreductase, giving the protein MSSINIVLTGATGFLGRHLLHELLERDPDLHVFAIVRATHPAHARLRVLDGLMRASQSRGSYLSQDAHRRVEVLAGDMVSVGCGLDRYDMQQLREARITEFWHLAATTDFDAGNTDAIVRTNVDGTKRAFALAERIGAPRFIHTSTSYCCGQVSGAIDEALHPLDAPFVNAYEQSKCASEHVLAAAARSRSTLDWRIVRPSVIVGPADTYASGGANHGLYGFLRAIHALRDAMRRQELPLRLSADPDTELDLVPVDHVVDTLAALREAGFPKGPIHHVTSEGCPPLVETLNAMCDAVSVPRLALVPDPVKERAPLEKALEAATNLYAGYLHGGKKRFARAFGAPISLDANDVRRFCTQWVEERRTRSAPGPTSFTMRGCSGASTR; this is encoded by the coding sequence ATGTCATCCATCAACATCGTGCTCACCGGCGCCACGGGCTTTCTCGGGCGGCATTTGCTGCACGAGCTCCTCGAGCGCGATCCCGATCTTCACGTGTTCGCCATCGTGCGCGCCACCCACCCGGCGCACGCGCGGCTGCGGGTGCTCGATGGTCTGATGCGCGCCTCGCAGAGCCGCGGCTCGTACCTCTCCCAAGACGCGCATCGTCGGGTCGAGGTGCTGGCGGGCGACATGGTGAGCGTGGGGTGCGGGCTCGATCGCTACGACATGCAGCAGCTGCGCGAGGCGCGGATCACCGAGTTCTGGCACCTCGCGGCCACCACGGACTTCGATGCCGGGAACACCGACGCCATCGTGCGCACCAATGTCGATGGCACGAAGCGCGCTTTCGCGTTGGCCGAGCGCATCGGCGCGCCGCGGTTCATTCACACATCCACGTCGTATTGTTGCGGCCAGGTCTCGGGCGCCATCGACGAGGCGCTGCACCCGCTCGATGCCCCCTTCGTCAACGCCTACGAGCAGAGCAAGTGCGCGAGCGAGCACGTCCTCGCCGCGGCCGCGCGCAGCCGGAGCACCCTCGACTGGCGCATCGTGCGCCCCTCGGTGATCGTGGGCCCCGCGGACACGTACGCATCGGGCGGCGCCAACCATGGGCTGTACGGGTTTTTGCGCGCCATTCATGCCCTGCGCGATGCGATGCGGCGCCAGGAGCTCCCGCTTCGCCTGTCGGCCGATCCCGACACGGAGCTCGATCTCGTGCCGGTCGATCACGTGGTGGACACCCTGGCGGCGCTGCGCGAGGCCGGCTTTCCCAAGGGCCCCATCCACCATGTGACGAGCGAGGGATGCCCGCCCTTGGTCGAGACCTTGAACGCCATGTGCGACGCCGTCTCCGTGCCCCGCTTGGCCCTCGTCCCGGATCCCGTGAAGGAAAGGGCGCCGCTCGAGAAGGCGCTGGAGGCGGCCACGAACCTCTACGCCGGCTATTTGCACGGCGGCAAGAAGCGCTTTGCGCGCGCCTTTGGCGCCCCCATTTCGCTCGACGCGAACGACGTACGGCGCTTCTGCACGCAGTGGGTCGAGGAGCGACGCACACGAAGCGCTCCGGGGCCGACCTCGTTCACGATGCGCGGGTGCAGCGGTGCAAGCACTCGATGA
- a CDS encoding gamma-glutamyltransferase, protein MFTTRPELIGTHGMVASTHWLASAAGMAILEEGGNAFDAAVAAGFVLQVVEPHLNGPGGEVPAVFYAARESRPRVLCGQGVAPAGATIAHYRHLGLDLIPGSGLLATTVPGAWDGWLLLLRDYGTKTLREVLQRALGYARGGFPIIARISETIGAVSDLFTDHWPTSAELWLPRGRPPAHGTRFANPRLADTWERLLAEAESAGGDREAQIEAARRAWSHGFVAEEVDAFCRQAFRDDSGRDHAGVLTGQDMAGWQASFEDALTVELGEWTLVKCGAWTQGPVLAQQLLLLEGFADRLSYSKGAPTAETIHLAVECAKLAFADREAWYGDDTSVPLDTLLSRDYANQRRALVGDHASLELRPGSPDGRAPRLPAYAAADRSFDPALSDALGDPTVRRDGTVRGDTVHVDVVDVHGNMISTTPSGGWLQSSPTIPKLGFCLGSRAQMFCLEPDLASGLRPGRRPRITLSPSMALRHGEPRLAFGTPGGDQQDQWQLCFWLAHTVGGLNLQESIDAPAWHSAAFPSSFFPRNWRPGELVVESRLGADVLEELRARHHRVIDAGPWSLGRLSAVSRNPTDGLLRAAANARGMQGYAVGR, encoded by the coding sequence GTGTTTACGACCCGTCCCGAGCTCATTGGTACGCATGGCATGGTGGCGAGCACGCATTGGTTGGCCTCGGCCGCCGGCATGGCCATCTTGGAAGAAGGTGGCAATGCCTTCGACGCCGCCGTGGCCGCCGGCTTCGTGTTGCAGGTGGTGGAGCCGCATCTGAATGGACCGGGGGGCGAAGTCCCCGCCGTGTTCTATGCCGCGCGCGAATCGCGGCCGCGTGTGCTTTGCGGCCAAGGGGTCGCGCCCGCCGGTGCGACCATCGCGCACTACCGCCATCTCGGTCTCGATCTCATCCCGGGCAGCGGGCTCTTGGCGACCACGGTTCCTGGTGCGTGGGATGGCTGGCTGCTCCTCTTGCGCGACTACGGCACCAAGACCTTGCGCGAGGTGCTCCAGCGGGCGCTCGGTTATGCGCGCGGGGGCTTTCCCATCATCGCGCGCATTTCTGAAACAATCGGCGCCGTCTCCGATTTATTTACGGACCATTGGCCCACGTCGGCGGAGCTCTGGCTACCGCGCGGCCGGCCCCCCGCCCACGGCACGCGATTCGCCAATCCAAGGTTGGCCGATACGTGGGAGCGCCTCCTGGCCGAGGCCGAGTCTGCGGGCGGCGATCGCGAGGCCCAAATCGAGGCGGCGCGGCGCGCATGGTCCCACGGCTTCGTGGCCGAGGAGGTGGATGCCTTCTGCCGTCAGGCTTTTCGCGATGACTCCGGGCGCGATCACGCGGGCGTACTGACCGGTCAAGACATGGCCGGCTGGCAAGCTTCGTTCGAGGACGCGCTCACCGTGGAGCTCGGTGAATGGACCTTGGTGAAGTGCGGTGCATGGACGCAAGGACCGGTGCTCGCACAACAACTCCTCCTTTTAGAGGGCTTTGCCGATCGGTTGTCCTACTCCAAAGGAGCCCCCACGGCGGAGACGATTCACCTTGCTGTCGAGTGTGCCAAGTTGGCATTCGCCGATCGCGAAGCATGGTATGGCGATGATACCAGTGTTCCTCTAGATACGCTTTTATCGCGCGATTACGCAAACCAGCGCCGCGCCCTCGTCGGAGACCACGCCTCGTTGGAGCTCCGTCCCGGCTCGCCCGACGGCCGCGCGCCGCGCCTCCCCGCGTATGCGGCCGCCGATCGCTCCTTCGATCCGGCCCTGAGCGATGCGCTGGGCGATCCCACTGTGCGGCGCGATGGCACCGTGCGGGGTGACACCGTGCACGTCGATGTGGTCGACGTCCATGGCAATATGATCTCCACCACGCCCTCGGGCGGTTGGCTGCAATCGTCCCCCACGATTCCGAAGCTGGGCTTTTGCTTGGGCAGCCGCGCCCAGATGTTCTGCCTCGAGCCCGACTTGGCCAGCGGCTTGCGTCCGGGCCGTCGCCCGCGCATCACGCTCTCCCCGTCGATGGCGCTTCGCCATGGCGAGCCTCGCCTGGCGTTTGGCACCCCGGGCGGCGATCAACAGGATCAGTGGCAGCTGTGCTTTTGGCTCGCGCACACGGTCGGCGGATTGAACCTTCAAGAGTCCATCGACGCGCCGGCCTGGCACTCCGCTGCGTTTCCCAGCTCCTTCTTTCCGCGCAACTGGCGGCCGGGCGAGCTGGTGGTCGAGTCCAGGCTAGGTGCGGATGTGCTCGAAGAGCTGCGCGCACGTCATCACCGCGTGATCGATGCCGGCCCCTGGTCGCTCGGTCGACTGTCCGCTGTATCCCGCAATCCCACCGATGGTCTCTTGCGCGCAGCGGCCAATGCGCGGGGTATGCAAGGATATGCCGTAGGCCGTTAG